In the Muricauda sp. MAR_2010_75 genome, one interval contains:
- a CDS encoding TonB-dependent receptor has protein sequence MIKLKHAVITLLIMIGPLAYSQSLTVSGTVTDETGSPLPGASIVVSGTTNGTQTDFDGNYTISDVSSNATLVFSYIGYLNQQIPVNGRTSINVSLSEDLETLDEVVVVGYGTQSRAEVTGAITTVGAEEISALPVATADQALQGRAAGVTVLNTGSPGTAPVVRIRGLGTMNNNDPLYVIDGVIAGGLGDLNPNDIESINVLKDASTTAIYGSLGSNGVVMVTTKKGRRTGKTVVNVDSYTGIQYTNQRYDILNTQQYLQFAQQAFGFTPTSPLSSSGLNTDFQDALFRTGVMNKVDLGISGGSENSDFRFSAGYQDQEGAIIETSFERFSFRANSNFTVGKFKFGETMTVAFNKQNPERNLGARSLLEHAIKIPPYLPIYNPDNLGGFQGPSSGLDGQDAENPIRVQTLGEHINKSSAIIGSIFGEFEILDGLNFKSQVGLEYRNSNTDIFRPSYNDDSEGATHASDFAAITKNSSIRKSIILTNSLNYTKTFNDVHNLEVLLVAEKQERTDDILNSNSQNPITDDINQVSNEQSFLQSTSFEYNRIGYLARLNYNFDQKYIFAASIRRDASSRFGSNNRWGTFPSLALGWNIAKEDFLSDSSINTLKLRGSWGVTGNDRIGDYQYSATLLANFFYPIGGGLGTGTTPGGLANPNLKWEETTMVNVGLDFGLFDGQFTGAVEYYNNTSDDLLMSRPLPGSLGIHSGAVTENVGSVETNGFEISLGYNDFEGDFTWSANLNLGTTTNEVKSLGVNESLSGGTFEAQQISRIEVGEPLFFFFGLETDGLYQTQEEVTAHLGADSDKLPGDIRFVDQNGDGAINADDRVKIGNPYPDLTYGLNLNANYKKFDVNMFISGVAGVDVYNTNIYDLEGMPRLFNAGTNVLNRWTGPGTSNSVPRADGSPQNFNSISDRFVEDGSYTRLKNITFGYTFQSPSLDKYLTKCRVYVSGQNLITISDYSGLDPEIGNPLTNNGGGSQYELGIDRGNYPQPKSILLGVQLSF, from the coding sequence ATGATTAAACTTAAACATGCGGTCATAACCCTATTAATAATGATTGGGCCTTTGGCATATTCGCAATCATTGACCGTATCGGGAACCGTTACCGATGAAACGGGGTCTCCACTTCCAGGTGCTTCAATAGTGGTATCTGGAACCACCAATGGAACCCAAACAGATTTTGATGGGAATTACACCATTTCCGATGTATCTTCCAATGCCACATTGGTGTTTAGTTACATAGGTTATTTGAATCAACAAATTCCTGTAAATGGTAGAACTTCCATCAATGTGAGCTTATCTGAAGATCTTGAAACGTTGGATGAGGTTGTGGTAGTAGGTTATGGTACCCAATCCAGGGCAGAAGTAACAGGGGCCATCACAACGGTGGGCGCAGAAGAAATATCTGCATTACCTGTAGCAACTGCCGATCAAGCACTTCAAGGTAGGGCTGCCGGTGTTACCGTATTAAATACAGGTTCGCCAGGTACGGCCCCAGTAGTGCGTATACGGGGTCTAGGTACCATGAACAACAATGATCCTTTGTATGTAATAGATGGGGTCATTGCCGGAGGTTTGGGCGATCTTAACCCAAATGACATTGAGTCCATCAACGTTTTAAAAGATGCCTCTACAACCGCTATTTATGGTTCATTGGGATCTAATGGTGTTGTAATGGTAACCACTAAAAAAGGTAGAAGAACAGGTAAAACAGTAGTTAATGTAGATTCATACACTGGTATTCAGTATACCAACCAACGTTATGATATACTGAACACACAACAATATCTCCAGTTTGCACAGCAAGCTTTTGGATTTACTCCGACTTCTCCCCTTTCTTCATCAGGCCTAAATACAGATTTTCAAGATGCTCTTTTTAGAACGGGTGTAATGAACAAAGTTGATTTGGGCATTTCTGGTGGTTCTGAAAATAGTGATTTCAGGTTTTCCGCAGGATACCAGGATCAAGAGGGCGCCATTATTGAGACCTCTTTTGAACGTTTCTCTTTCCGTGCCAATAGTAACTTTACCGTTGGGAAATTCAAATTCGGGGAAACCATGACGGTAGCCTTTAACAAGCAAAATCCCGAAAGAAATTTGGGAGCTCGCTCTCTATTGGAGCACGCTATTAAAATACCTCCATATCTACCTATATACAACCCGGACAACCTAGGAGGCTTTCAAGGCCCCAGTAGCGGTTTGGACGGGCAGGATGCGGAAAACCCAATACGGGTACAGACCCTTGGCGAGCATATTAACAAATCTTCTGCCATCATAGGCAGTATTTTCGGTGAATTTGAAATCTTGGATGGCCTAAACTTTAAGAGCCAAGTAGGTTTGGAATACCGAAATTCCAATACCGATATTTTCCGCCCTTCATACAATGATGATAGTGAGGGTGCCACACATGCCTCTGACTTTGCGGCCATCACAAAAAACTCAAGCATACGGAAATCGATTATACTTACCAATAGCCTAAACTATACCAAAACGTTCAATGACGTTCACAATTTGGAAGTGCTGTTGGTGGCTGAAAAACAGGAAAGAACTGATGATATTTTAAACTCAAACAGTCAAAATCCAATTACGGATGATATCAATCAGGTATCAAATGAGCAGTCATTTTTGCAATCAACATCATTTGAATACAATAGAATTGGATACTTGGCCCGTTTGAACTATAACTTTGACCAAAAATATATCTTTGCTGCCTCCATACGTCGCGATGCTTCGTCTCGGTTTGGTTCCAATAATAGATGGGGTACATTCCCTTCCCTTGCGTTGGGCTGGAATATTGCCAAGGAAGATTTCTTGTCAGATTCCTCTATTAATACCTTAAAGTTGAGAGGTAGTTGGGGTGTTACAGGTAACGATAGAATTGGTGATTACCAATATAGTGCCACACTTTTGGCCAACTTCTTCTACCCCATAGGAGGTGGATTGGGCACAGGTACCACTCCTGGTGGACTTGCCAACCCTAATTTGAAATGGGAGGAAACCACCATGGTTAATGTCGGTCTTGATTTTGGTCTTTTTGATGGTCAATTTACCGGTGCGGTGGAATATTACAACAATACCAGTGACGACCTTCTAATGAGCCGTCCATTGCCTGGTTCTTTGGGAATTCATTCCGGTGCCGTAACCGAAAATGTGGGAAGTGTTGAGACAAACGGTTTTGAAATCAGTTTGGGTTATAATGACTTTGAGGGTGACTTCACCTGGTCTGCCAATCTTAACTTGGGCACTACAACCAACGAGGTTAAATCATTGGGTGTAAATGAGTCCCTGTCAGGGGGTACTTTTGAGGCCCAGCAAATTTCTAGAATAGAAGTTGGTGAACCCTTGTTCTTTTTCTTTGGTCTAGAAACCGATGGTCTTTACCAAACCCAAGAAGAGGTAACCGCACACCTTGGAGCAGATTCAGATAAATTACCGGGTGATATACGATTTGTAGATCAAAATGGTGACGGAGCAATCAATGCGGATGACCGAGTAAAAATAGGAAACCCTTATCCAGACCTTACTTATGGTTTAAACTTAAACGCAAACTATAAGAAGTTTGATGTTAATATGTTTATTTCCGGTGTTGCTGGTGTAGATGTGTATAATACCAATATCTACGACTTGGAGGGGATGCCACGATTGTTCAATGCGGGTACCAATGTTCTAAATCGATGGACAGGTCCTGGTACTTCAAACTCAGTTCCAAGGGCAGATGGTTCTCCACAGAATTTTAACTCCATTTCAGATCGCTTTGTAGAAGATGGTTCCTACACCCGATTAAAAAACATCACTTTTGGTTATACTTTCCAGAGCCCATCTTTAGATAAGTACCTTACCAAATGTAGAGTATATGTGAGTGGTCAAAACCTGATTACCATCTCAGATTATTCCGGTTTGGATCCAGAGATTGGTAACCCTTTGACCAATAATGGTGGAGGAAGTCAGTACGAATTAGGAATTGATAGAGGAAATTATCCGCAACCAAAATCGATTTTATTAGGAGTTCAATTATCATTCTAA
- a CDS encoding TIM-barrel domain-containing protein: protein MFKNFLANQNGKFALVPCIILCMIFGSCTQPQPITTMGQPAQLQIGAAGNHALRVTLKPQEYDMESYGHIVFEDKKQTKYAIDVTEFKGTLTKSINGLEVNVSGNPLTVTVKNNMGDLVQELVFEAEGNVSFAIDESPILGLGEGGPRPEKDTNWREDSVEYDRKGRLHKMLPRWQANAYGSRNPVSMLVGTRGWGLWMVTPWGQIDLTNDTKGIYSPFTPEEGYYVQQNQKNQHDNTGKGIPPNYVKGLYDVYVFDAHDPKALMKDMSTLSGPAVMPPKWTMGYMQSHRTLDTDKEMVAVVNTFREKEIPMDAVIYLGTGFTPVGWNKEQPSFEFNPEVFKRSPQTVIDEIHNENAKMILHVVPWDRDKLPTLHGSIPPKVGEKVDSSHILTHWKEHVPLMNMGIDAFWPDEGDWFNLFERLERHKMYYQRPLHTKPNVRPWSLHRNGYLGIAQWGGWIWSGDTDSSWKTLEAQIAVGINSSMSLSPFWGSDIGGFYPNEEYTAELYTRWFQFGAFCPSFRSHGRTWWTHLPWGWGLSELGPLETKTPPLASELSNDSIEPITKAYSELRYQLLPYNYTLAWEARQKGLPMMRSLWLHYPNDSKAKSVGNEYLWGEKMLIAPIFEKGATSREVYLPEGHWYDWWTGKLVEGEKTVQREVDLATMPIYVSAGAIIPMDPIRQYTEEEVDAPTTLKIWTGADGTFELYSDDGKSLDYLEGEYAITKFQWNDADRILTIEDGKEDKQNNSPKREFMVELMPSGEKKPVSYSGDAVEVKFQ from the coding sequence ATGTTCAAGAATTTTTTGGCCAATCAAAATGGGAAATTTGCTCTTGTACCGTGCATTATTCTTTGCATGATTTTTGGGTCATGTACCCAGCCTCAACCCATTACCACAATGGGGCAACCTGCCCAACTTCAGATTGGGGCAGCCGGAAATCATGCACTTCGAGTAACCCTGAAACCACAGGAGTATGATATGGAATCTTATGGGCATATTGTTTTTGAGGATAAAAAACAGACGAAATACGCCATTGATGTCACTGAGTTCAAGGGTACATTGACTAAAAGCATAAATGGATTGGAGGTCAACGTTTCTGGAAATCCATTGACAGTCACTGTTAAAAATAATATGGGTGATTTGGTGCAAGAGCTGGTTTTTGAGGCTGAAGGAAATGTATCGTTTGCCATAGATGAATCTCCCATTCTTGGTTTGGGTGAAGGTGGTCCAAGACCCGAAAAAGACACCAACTGGAGGGAGGATTCCGTAGAATATGACCGAAAAGGAAGATTACACAAAATGCTTCCCCGTTGGCAGGCCAATGCCTATGGCTCCCGAAACCCAGTGTCCATGTTGGTCGGAACAAGAGGTTGGGGGCTGTGGATGGTCACCCCTTGGGGGCAGATTGATTTGACCAATGACACTAAAGGAATTTATTCCCCATTTACGCCAGAAGAAGGCTATTATGTGCAACAGAACCAAAAAAATCAGCATGATAATACCGGAAAAGGCATTCCTCCCAACTATGTGAAGGGACTTTATGATGTGTATGTCTTTGATGCCCACGATCCAAAGGCATTGATGAAAGATATGAGTACTCTTAGTGGTCCAGCTGTAATGCCTCCAAAATGGACCATGGGTTATATGCAATCCCATAGAACATTGGATACAGATAAAGAAATGGTTGCAGTTGTGAACACATTCCGTGAGAAGGAAATCCCCATGGATGCCGTAATCTATCTGGGTACCGGTTTCACTCCTGTGGGATGGAACAAGGAACAGCCTTCATTTGAATTTAACCCCGAAGTTTTTAAAAGATCACCCCAAACGGTAATTGATGAAATTCACAATGAAAATGCCAAAATGATATTGCATGTGGTACCGTGGGATAGGGACAAACTACCAACATTACATGGTTCAATACCACCCAAAGTAGGTGAGAAAGTAGATAGTTCCCATATCTTGACCCATTGGAAAGAGCATGTACCCTTGATGAACATGGGAATTGATGCATTTTGGCCCGATGAAGGGGATTGGTTTAATCTGTTTGAGCGGCTGGAACGGCACAAAATGTACTACCAAAGACCATTGCACACCAAGCCAAATGTGAGACCGTGGAGTTTGCATAGAAATGGGTATTTGGGGATTGCACAATGGGGTGGTTGGATTTGGTCCGGGGACACCGATTCTTCATGGAAGACCTTGGAAGCCCAAATTGCTGTGGGCATCAACTCTTCCATGAGCTTGTCACCTTTTTGGGGTTCAGATATTGGAGGATTCTATCCCAATGAGGAATATACTGCAGAATTGTACACCAGATGGTTTCAATTTGGTGCTTTTTGTCCCTCATTCAGGTCGCATGGCAGAACATGGTGGACACATCTTCCATGGGGATGGGGACTAAGTGAATTGGGACCGTTGGAGACGAAAACACCACCTTTGGCTTCAGAACTTAGCAATGACAGTATAGAACCCATAACCAAGGCGTATTCCGAACTTCGATACCAATTGTTGCCCTACAATTACACCCTGGCTTGGGAGGCACGGCAAAAAGGGCTGCCCATGATGAGATCGCTCTGGCTACATTATCCAAATGACAGCAAGGCAAAGAGTGTTGGGAATGAATATCTATGGGGTGAAAAAATGCTTATAGCCCCCATTTTTGAAAAAGGGGCGACGTCAAGGGAGGTTTACCTTCCAGAAGGGCATTGGTACGATTGGTGGACCGGAAAATTGGTAGAAGGTGAAAAAACCGTCCAAAGAGAAGTAGACTTGGCCACAATGCCAATTTACGTCAGTGCTGGAGCCATTATACCAATGGATCCCATCAGGCAATATACTGAGGAGGAAGTAGATGCACCCACAACCTTAAAAATATGGACAGGAGCCGATGGAACATTTGAACTATATAGCGACGATGGTAAAAGTCTGGATTATCTTGAGGGTGAATATGCGATCACCAAGTTTCAGTGGAACGATGCAGATAGAATTTTGACCATTGAAGATGGTAAAGAAGACAAGCAGAACAATAGTCCAAAAAGAGAATTTATGGTGGAATTGATGCCCAGTGGTGAAAAAAAGCCCGTCAGTTATTCTGGCGATGCAGTAGAGGTTAAATTCCAATAA
- a CDS encoding GlxA family transcriptional regulator: protein MKTISILVPETAVASGVTGPRYLFTTANQFLQAAGKDPLFKVQMVGQTKEVRIQDGAYSITADVLLKDAQQADLVIVPPLFGSMDTALSLNKATIPWIIEQHAKGAEVASLCVGAFLLASTGLLNGKKCSTHWAFYSEFKAQFPDVEVVDGGVITEENGIYSSGGAHSLWNLLLYLLEKYTDRDTAILASKYFAIDIDRNSQAAFMMFRGQKDHNDEAVKQAQEYIEKNYQEKITVDDLAQRVAVSRRSFERRFKQATDNTVIEYLQRVKVEAAKRSFESTRKNISEVMFDVGYTDSKAFRNVFKKITGLTPVEYRNKYNKDLISY from the coding sequence GTGAAAACAATATCCATCTTAGTTCCCGAAACTGCTGTGGCCTCAGGGGTCACTGGTCCTCGCTATCTATTCACAACAGCCAATCAATTTTTACAGGCCGCCGGAAAAGACCCGCTGTTTAAAGTGCAAATGGTAGGGCAAACCAAAGAAGTCCGCATTCAGGATGGGGCCTATTCCATTACTGCGGATGTCCTCCTAAAAGATGCCCAACAAGCGGACTTGGTAATTGTTCCCCCTTTATTTGGGAGTATGGATACAGCTCTTTCCCTGAATAAGGCAACGATTCCCTGGATCATAGAACAACATGCCAAGGGTGCCGAAGTCGCCTCCCTATGTGTAGGTGCCTTTTTATTGGCTTCAACAGGACTTCTAAATGGTAAAAAATGCTCAACACATTGGGCTTTTTATTCTGAATTCAAAGCGCAATTTCCCGATGTTGAAGTGGTAGATGGTGGGGTTATAACAGAAGAAAATGGAATCTACTCCAGTGGCGGGGCCCACTCACTATGGAATCTACTACTTTACCTATTGGAAAAATACACGGACCGTGATACTGCCATCTTGGCTTCCAAATATTTTGCCATTGATATTGACAGGAACAGTCAGGCTGCTTTTATGATGTTCCGTGGGCAAAAGGACCATAACGACGAGGCCGTAAAACAGGCGCAGGAATACATTGAAAAAAACTATCAGGAAAAAATAACTGTGGATGACCTTGCACAACGAGTTGCCGTGAGCCGAAGAAGTTTTGAACGCCGGTTTAAACAAGCAACGGACAATACGGTGATCGAATACCTGCAACGGGTAAAGGTTGAAGCGGCCAAACGAAGTTTTGAGTCGACTCGAAAGAACATTTCAGAGGTTATGTTCGATGTGGGCTATACCGATTCCAAAGCTTTTAGAAACGTGTTTAAAAAAATAACCGGCCTCACCCCTGTTGAATACAGGAACAAATACAACAAAGACCTTATTTCCTATTAA
- a CDS encoding VOC family protein: MNQIITYLTFNGNCKEAMEFYKECLGGDLKIETLEDTPEAKKLPKDFKKYVVQALLKKDNMLLMGTDMANDELIRGNSISILVDVPNAAQIQEYYNNLKEGGISTYPLDKTHWGDFFGGLVDKYGNQWLFHCKQ, from the coding sequence ATGAATCAGATCATTACATATCTTACATTTAATGGTAATTGTAAAGAAGCGATGGAATTTTACAAGGAATGCTTGGGAGGGGATTTAAAAATTGAAACGCTTGAAGATACTCCAGAAGCAAAAAAGCTTCCCAAGGATTTTAAAAAGTACGTAGTGCAGGCCTTGCTCAAAAAAGACAACATGCTTTTGATGGGTACCGATATGGCCAATGATGAATTGATCAGGGGAAATTCCATTTCAATTCTTGTAGATGTCCCCAATGCAGCCCAGATCCAAGAATATTATAATAATCTGAAGGAAGGTGGAATAAGCACGTATCCTTTGGATAAAACCCACTGGGGAGATTTTTTTGGCGGCTTGGTCGATAAATATGGAAATCAGTGGTTGTTTCACTGCAAACAATAA
- a CDS encoding iron chaperone, with amino-acid sequence MDKVKYKAVDAYFQNVPPHALERMNTIRQALKTIAPLAQEVISYNMPALKYHGILVYYAAYEKHIGFYAIPSAHKAFSKELSNYKTGKGSVQFPNDQPLPLDLIKRMTAYRYKEKQDELAS; translated from the coding sequence ATGGACAAAGTGAAATATAAAGCGGTGGATGCTTATTTTCAAAATGTACCACCACATGCATTGGAACGGATGAACACTATTCGCCAAGCATTGAAAACTATTGCTCCCTTGGCCCAAGAGGTCATCAGCTACAACATGCCAGCGCTTAAATATCATGGAATCTTGGTGTATTATGCCGCTTATGAAAAACATATCGGATTCTACGCCATTCCATCAGCACATAAAGCTTTCAGCAAAGAACTTTCCAACTACAAAACGGGAAAAGGCTCAGTACAATTTCCAAATGACCAACCGCTTCCGTTGGATTTGATCAAGCGGATGACAGCATATCGATACAAGGAAAAACAAGACGAATTAGCCTCCTGA
- a CDS encoding VOC family protein, protein MKTIKKQQKITPFLWFDDQAEKAINFYVSLFPNSKINSMKRWPKGGPFPSNTIQTGSFDLNGVTFHAFDAGPQFQLNPSISFFALFETKEEVDTIWEGLSDGGRVLMPLDSYPWSEHYGWVTDRFGVSWQIMQGNPNDVNHSVVPLLMFSGDQQGNAEKAIEQYISIFLDSSLEGISRYEATEPGPEGMVKHAQFTLAGQTFMTMDNGTDTDVPFNEAISLFVNCKDQKEVDHLWNELIKDGGSESQCGWLKDKYGVSWQIVPEFLLEKVAHGDPSRVQNMMAALYTMQKLDVQQLEEAYNK, encoded by the coding sequence ATGAAAACAATCAAAAAACAACAGAAAATCACGCCATTTTTATGGTTTGATGATCAAGCGGAGAAAGCGATAAACTTTTACGTGTCCCTATTTCCCAATTCCAAGATCAATTCAATGAAGAGATGGCCCAAAGGCGGTCCGTTTCCATCAAACACAATCCAAACCGGAAGTTTTGATCTTAATGGGGTAACCTTTCATGCTTTTGATGCCGGACCACAATTTCAGCTTAACCCATCCATTTCATTTTTTGCGCTTTTTGAAACAAAAGAAGAAGTTGATACCATATGGGAAGGATTAAGTGATGGCGGAAGGGTGTTGATGCCTTTGGATTCGTATCCTTGGAGTGAACATTATGGATGGGTCACTGATCGCTTTGGAGTTTCTTGGCAAATAATGCAGGGAAATCCCAACGACGTAAATCATTCCGTTGTTCCCTTGCTCATGTTTTCGGGTGACCAACAGGGCAATGCCGAAAAAGCAATTGAGCAATACATTTCCATTTTTTTAGATTCCAGTTTGGAAGGAATATCACGATATGAAGCCACTGAACCAGGCCCGGAAGGGATGGTAAAGCACGCCCAATTTACCTTGGCAGGACAAACCTTTATGACCATGGACAACGGGACCGATACGGATGTTCCTTTCAACGAGGCCATTTCATTATTTGTAAACTGTAAAGATCAAAAAGAAGTGGACCATCTTTGGAACGAACTCATCAAAGATGGCGGAAGCGAGTCCCAATGTGGTTGGCTAAAGGACAAATATGGGGTGTCTTGGCAAATAGTTCCAGAATTCCTTTTGGAAAAAGTGGCCCATGGTGACCCGTCTAGGGTACAAAACATGATGGCTGCCCTGTACACTATGCAAAAGCTGGACGTACAACAGCTTGAAGAAGCATACAACAAATAA
- a CDS encoding DoxX family membrane protein, whose amino-acid sequence MKKKILFVLALLFGLMFTNAGLDKFFHYMPMPEEMPEELVSDFQAFMEIAWLLPLVALAELVGGILIIIPKTRALGALIILPVMVGILLVNTVVNTSGLIIALVLAAILGWIMYENRDKYRPIFG is encoded by the coding sequence ATGAAAAAAAAGATTTTATTCGTTCTTGCCCTACTTTTTGGGCTTATGTTCACCAACGCAGGTTTGGACAAGTTTTTCCACTATATGCCCATGCCTGAGGAAATGCCAGAAGAGTTGGTCAGTGATTTTCAGGCATTCATGGAGATAGCTTGGTTACTGCCCTTGGTCGCTCTTGCAGAATTGGTGGGTGGCATCCTTATAATTATACCCAAGACCAGAGCTTTGGGAGCCCTTATTATTTTGCCGGTCATGGTGGGGATTTTACTGGTAAACACAGTGGTAAATACCAGTGGATTGATCATTGCCTTGGTGCTGGCCGCCATTTTGGGCTGGATCATGTACGAGAATAGAGATAAGTATAGACCAATTTTTGGATAA
- a CDS encoding SRPBCC family protein, protein MAHSKIKIDATINANLEKVWECWTQPEHITQWNFASEDWCCPQAKNDLRVGGKYVARMEAKDGSFGFDFEAVYDKIIPLEKISYTMTDGRQAITIFDEMGDTTQVTTTFDPEDQNPLDMQREGWQAILNNFKKYVEHL, encoded by the coding sequence ATGGCACACAGTAAGATTAAAATCGACGCCACAATAAATGCGAACCTTGAAAAGGTTTGGGAATGCTGGACTCAGCCGGAACACATTACCCAATGGAACTTTGCCTCGGAAGATTGGTGCTGTCCGCAGGCTAAAAATGATCTAAGGGTGGGCGGGAAGTATGTTGCCCGAATGGAAGCCAAAGACGGCAGTTTTGGATTTGACTTTGAAGCAGTCTATGATAAAATCATCCCTTTGGAAAAAATATCATACACCATGACGGATGGGCGACAGGCAATCACCATTTTTGATGAAATGGGAGATACCACCCAAGTCACCACAACGTTTGATCCCGAAGACCAAAACCCATTGGACATGCAAAGAGAGGGTTGGCAGGCCATTTTAAACAACTTTAAAAAGTATGTGGAACATCTGTGA
- a CDS encoding DUF5004 domain-containing protein produces the protein MKRIIFSIGTLLMMGGFMTSCSTDDGSSDCPEDFTGALEANEQKLVGEWVLTAIFADEAVDITDDDQDNPSTDLFAQYGECQKDGVYTFNTNRTYTFEQGLNGTNCQNSGTFDGTWQLSSNTLSFVDACIQQNLTLTFNGSETSFSFSDDFNITDISGNTIQVNITFTYSLTP, from the coding sequence ATGAAGCGAATAATTTTCAGTATCGGTACATTGCTTATGATGGGTGGATTTATGACATCGTGCAGTACAGATGATGGTTCTTCTGATTGCCCCGAAGATTTTACCGGAGCGTTGGAGGCCAATGAACAGAAACTGGTTGGGGAATGGGTGCTTACAGCTATTTTTGCAGATGAAGCTGTGGATATTACCGATGATGACCAAGATAATCCAAGTACCGATCTTTTTGCACAATACGGAGAATGCCAAAAAGATGGAGTTTATACTTTTAATACCAACAGGACATACACGTTTGAACAAGGACTAAATGGAACAAATTGCCAAAATTCAGGTACTTTTGATGGTACTTGGCAATTGTCATCAAACACCTTGAGTTTTGTGGATGCATGCATTCAACAAAATTTGACCCTAACTTTTAATGGGAGCGAAACCAGCTTTTCGTTTTCCGATGATTTTAATATTACGGATATCAGCGGAAATACCATCCAAGTAAACATCACTTTCACCTATAGTTTGACTCCTTAA
- a CDS encoding DMT family transporter, whose translation MKAKMYLYVLMLLLGVVLAVHLAMNSQVGLTLNNPQMGNAIFWCIGAVTAVIIGLTQWEPEVFSRLKDVPLWLLTAGAIGAALVFGIAWIIPQIGAAPAFLLMIAGQVIAGMVMSHYGFLGAPVEPISITKILGALMLIGGAGLVTFSK comes from the coding sequence ATGAAAGCAAAAATGTACCTATATGTTTTAATGCTGCTACTAGGCGTTGTGTTGGCAGTTCACCTAGCGATGAACTCACAAGTAGGATTAACCTTGAACAACCCACAGATGGGAAATGCCATCTTTTGGTGTATTGGCGCGGTTACCGCTGTAATTATTGGCCTTACCCAATGGGAGCCAGAAGTATTTTCCCGATTAAAGGATGTTCCCCTATGGCTATTGACTGCAGGAGCCATTGGCGCAGCATTGGTTTTTGGAATTGCATGGATCATTCCGCAGATAGGTGCAGCCCCGGCATTTTTGTTGATGATTGCAGGGCAGGTCATTGCCGGTATGGTGATGTCGCACTATGGTTTTTTGGGTGCTCCGGTTGAACCCATCTCGATTACCAAAATTTTGGGGGCACTCATGTTGATAGGAGGTGCTGGATTGGTTACTTTCTCCAAATAG
- a CDS encoding sugar phosphate isomerase/epimerase: MRKSNEFSRRDFIKKSSAVGLAAVTLPNMDFINSLEINERFQIGATFILWGYGLDNLEPALQEMNQLGFHCFETFGWTIQEMEDKGIRLEDVIAKNNIPIRSAFCMTDVLDPSPSKRKEELAKLTSWAKLLKRAGGTLVEYCPSSIDRKGYDYKEHKKTMVEAMNDYAKAVTDLGLTCALHPHTGTPIETEEEVYFIMENVDTTYMKFGPDAGQLEKGGADPVKIFRDFMPLIEHVHLKDYEGGDNGYLGYAPLGEGQVKIKKLLKMLERGRDKMVGDIMFELDYDNKIKPAYSTFEAAKISRDYLVDLGYKFS; this comes from the coding sequence ATGCGTAAATCGAATGAATTTTCCAGACGGGATTTTATAAAAAAGAGCAGTGCGGTAGGTCTTGCTGCGGTGACATTGCCCAATATGGACTTCATCAATAGCTTGGAAATCAATGAGCGATTCCAGATAGGGGCCACCTTTATTCTTTGGGGATATGGTCTGGATAATTTGGAACCTGCTTTACAAGAAATGAACCAATTGGGCTTCCATTGTTTTGAGACTTTCGGTTGGACCATTCAAGAAATGGAAGATAAGGGCATCCGGTTGGAAGATGTAATTGCCAAAAACAATATTCCCATCCGTTCTGCTTTTTGTATGACTGATGTGCTTGACCCATCCCCATCAAAACGGAAGGAAGAGTTGGCAAAATTGACCAGTTGGGCCAAGCTGTTGAAAAGGGCAGGCGGTACCTTGGTGGAATACTGCCCATCATCCATAGACCGAAAAGGTTATGATTATAAGGAGCACAAGAAAACCATGGTGGAGGCGATGAACGATTATGCCAAGGCGGTGACAGACCTTGGTCTTACGTGCGCATTGCATCCACATACAGGAACACCCATTGAAACCGAAGAGGAAGTGTACTTCATAATGGAAAATGTGGATACCACCTATATGAAATTCGGCCCTGATGCCGGGCAATTGGAAAAAGGGGGCGCGGACCCGGTTAAAATCTTCCGGGATTTTATGCCGTTGATAGAACATGTACACCTTAAGGACTATGAAGGTGGAGATAATGGCTATTTGGGATATGCTCCTCTGGGTGAAGGCCAGGTTAAAATCAAGAAACTCTTGAAAATGCTTGAAAGGGGCAGGGATAAGATGGTAGGGGATATCATGTTTGAGTTGGATTATGACAACAAAATAAAGCCGGCATATTCCACCTTTGAAGCCGCAAAAATATCCCGGGATTATTTGGTGGACCTTGGATATAAATTCAGTTGA